A single window of Candidatus Rhabdochlamydia oedothoracis DNA harbors:
- a CDS encoding tetratricopeptide repeat protein, with protein sequence MKKIYYLFFPIFLLSSLHARENPRFEQHQREASSVQECYSLVLESYQNKKWNKVIEQAFLLLEEYPTTVFAQDVLFYLAVSYFELEEYEKANHYFSSYLKKQMTPKFFEEAFMYKFKIAEKYRTGTKKTILGLKWIPARQEALDIYEELISTLPNHELTAQSLFAKAELLFRGKDYKESIETYQNLIQQFPKHFLAIRSYVEIGRVYLIQSQKEYANQDFLELATINLHRISASFPSDEAVHEIEDMLLDMQEVYAKDLYEIALFYHRKNQPTAAYLYYKRILTTYPATVIAKKAEKKMAELHLNAQEENHA encoded by the coding sequence ATGAAAAAAATATATTACCTGTTTTTTCCTATTTTTTTATTATCATCATTACACGCTCGAGAAAACCCTCGTTTTGAGCAGCATCAAAGAGAAGCCTCTTCCGTTCAGGAGTGTTATAGTTTAGTTTTGGAAAGTTATCAAAATAAAAAATGGAATAAAGTCATAGAACAAGCTTTCCTACTTCTTGAAGAGTATCCTACAACGGTCTTTGCACAAGATGTGCTTTTTTATTTAGCTGTTAGCTATTTTGAATTAGAAGAATATGAAAAAGCTAATCATTATTTTTCTAGTTATTTAAAGAAACAAATGACTCCTAAATTCTTTGAAGAAGCTTTTATGTATAAGTTTAAAATAGCAGAAAAATATCGCACAGGCACAAAAAAAACTATACTCGGATTAAAGTGGATACCAGCAAGACAAGAAGCTTTAGATATTTATGAAGAGCTAATCTCTACTCTTCCTAATCATGAACTTACAGCCCAATCTCTATTTGCGAAAGCAGAGTTGCTCTTTAGAGGAAAAGATTATAAAGAAAGTATTGAAACTTATCAAAATTTAATACAGCAGTTCCCTAAGCATTTTTTAGCTATTAGAAGTTATGTAGAAATTGGACGCGTCTATCTTATCCAATCTCAAAAAGAATATGCAAATCAAGATTTTTTAGAACTAGCTACCATTAATCTGCATAGAATCTCTGCTAGCTTTCCAAGTGATGAAGCTGTTCATGAGATAGAGGATATGCTTTTGGATATGCAAGAGGTATATGCTAAAGATCTTTATGAGATTGCTCTTTTCTATCATCGTAAAAACCAGCCCACTGCTGCCTATTTGTACTATAAGCGTATTTTAACAACTTATCCAGCCACTGTTATAGCAAAAAAAGCAGAAAAAAAGATGGCTGAGTTACATCTAAATGCACAAGAAGAGAACCATGCATAA